The Toxoplasma gondii ME49 chromosome III, whole genome shotgun sequence genome includes a window with the following:
- a CDS encoding hypothetical protein (encoded by transcript TGME49_254915), with protein MEKSSGFSRPCQGEVNMCFNQPGGDSDSQYGTTCHGAQIMLRHLTELDGLVFSNGKSLHQKAKAVVCGKRLGDWPRILVPRERGASLSAIFCTLVSDSVAATTETALFPATHPRTRHCGFLQHSSNEKPVRPSTLAAWTLIPAVGGQNALRVYMSCQGNECVMTVLPCLCSLGRIRLSFLLLLVSESYCLWQTVPFLLAAGTFV; from the exons ATGGAAAAAAGTTCTGGGTTTTCTCGACCCTGCCAGGGTGAAGTCAACATGTGTTTCAACC AACCCGGTGGTGATTCCGACAGTCAATATGGAACAACAT GCCACGGCGCCCAGATTATGCTGCGGCACCTCACAGAATTGGACGGCCTCGTTTTTTCGAATGGCAAGTCTCTTCATCAAAAAGCGAAAG CGGTCGTCTGCGGAAAGCGGCTTGGCGATTGGCCACGGATCCTTGTGccgcgggagagaggcgccagCCTATCTGCAATTTTCTGCACATTGGTCTCCGACTCCGTTGCTGCGACTACGGAAACAGCTTTATTTCCTGCCACACATCCAC GCACCCGACACTGCGGCTTTCTGCAACATTCCAGCAACGAAAAACCCGTCCGTCCATCAACGCTCGCTGCGTGGACGCTCATACCCGCAGTTGGTGGTCAGAATGCCCTGCGTGTATACATGTCTTGTCAAGGAAACGAATGTGTCATGACTGTCTTGCCATGTCTTTGCTCGCTTGGACGCATAAGACTATCTTTTCTCTTGCTACTTGTCTCTGAAAGTTACTGTCTTTGGCAAACCGTGCCTTTCCTTCTGGCTGCGGGAACCTTTGTGTAG
- a CDS encoding hypothetical protein (encoded by transcript TGME49_254920~Signal peptide predicted by SignalP 2.0 HMM (probability 0.553) with cleavage site probability 0.469 at residue 18~Predicted trans-membrane domain (TMHMM2.0):70-93:302-325) — MPLAVVGMAVFEQGGASGGPRPLDEMCEPRVFRSLKTETQNVSPSVFVKGLLTLEGHLRTCLTSLKDSCGAWTLPVLFLSGGVFGGVVASLTFRARMAAIKNQARSSGCFRDASCIESRFSPHIPPVAKTSPVVALQHASSDGLPLSQVPVSSVSSLPPRPSELLYSSLTRTEQDLCRVESPLFQASSKEQGDGTPAAWLGESVSRTVQLPSEEPSASSAGGVVASSSGKSSECQQKAGRKSDGDCQLHVVPETAANPYAVLMHEQRRNKRGWSSAFDDEDDCEGNQTGACPRPTELFTISELAQLFLLPAAALTVALGCTWTWMKKSCNLADANDVFQTAMWIKGVGAPPAAVTQQIAKRKEGCSPQD, encoded by the exons ATGCCACTTGCGGTCGTCGGGATGGCGGTTTTTGAGCAGGGAGGTGCTTCCGGAGGTCCGCGGCCCCTGGACGAGATGTGTGAGCCGAGGGTTTTCCGGTCGCTTAAGACGGAAACACAAAATGTTTCTCCCTCGGTCTTTGTCAAGGGACTGTTGACTCTTGAAGGTCACTTACGGACTTGTTTGACTTCTCTCAAAGACAGCTGCGGTGCCTGGACGCTGCCCGTGCTTTTCCTTTCGGGGGGCGTGTTCGGCGGCGTTGTCGCGTCCCTCACTTTTCGAGCTCGAATGGCCGCTATAAAAAACCAAGCCCGAAGCTCCGGGTGTTTCAGGGACGCCTCCTGTATAGAATCGAGGTTTTCTCCTCATATTCCTCCCGTTGCCAAGACATCCCCCGTAGTAGCTCTACAGCATGCATCCTCGGATGGTCTGCCCCTGTCCCAAGtgcctgtgtcttctgtttcgtcgcTACCACCTCGCCCTTCTGAACTCCTCTATTCTTCGCTGACACGCACGGAACAAGATCTGTGTCGCGTCGAAAGTCCGCTTTTTCAGGCTTCTTCAAAAGAGCAAGGAGACGGGACTCCGGCCGCGTGGTTGGGGGAATCTGTTAGTCGCACTGTGCAGCTTCCTTCTGAAGAGCCTagcgcgtcttctgctggaGGCGTAGTAGCAAGTAGCAGTGGAAAGAGTAGCGAGTGTCAGCAAAAAGCGGGCCGCAAGTCTGACGGCGATTGCCAGCTTCACGTGGTCCCTGAAACAGCGGCAAATCCGTATGCAGTGCTAATGCACGAACAGCGGAGGAACAAAAGAGGATGGAGCAGTGCTTTTGATGATGAAGACGACTGCGAAGGAAACCAGACAGGAGCGTGTCCACGTCCCACAGAACTTTTCACCATTTCCGAACTCGCTcagctcttccttctccctgctGCAGCGCTGACGGTGGCTCTGGGATGCACGTGGACTTGGATGAAAAAGTCGTGTAATCTAGCGGAT GCCAACGATGTTTTTCAAACCGCCATGTGGATCAAAGGCGTTGGAGCTCCTCCTGCGGCTGTCACCCAGCAGATTGCtaaaagaaaagaaggatgCTCTCCGCAGGACTAG